Proteins encoded by one window of Pseudomonas tructae:
- a CDS encoding MarR family transcriptional regulator, protein MPLTDQHKFGMQLAHMSRGWRAELDRRLAGLNLSQARWLVLLHLARFDEAPTQRELAQSVGVEGPTLARLLDSLETQGLVRRQAVLEDRRAKKILLCPPAKPLIEQIETIANALRAELFVGVDEEELRICMRVHARILANLEKS, encoded by the coding sequence ATGCCGTTGACCGACCAACACAAATTCGGGATGCAGCTGGCACATATGTCCCGCGGCTGGCGCGCCGAGCTGGACCGCCGCCTGGCCGGGCTCAACCTGTCCCAGGCTCGCTGGCTGGTGCTGCTGCACCTGGCCCGCTTCGACGAGGCCCCGACCCAGCGTGAGCTGGCCCAGAGCGTCGGCGTTGAAGGCCCGACCCTGGCCCGCCTGCTCGATAGCCTGGAAACCCAGGGCCTGGTTCGTCGTCAGGCGGTGCTGGAAGACCGCCGGGCAAAAAAAATCCTCCTTTGCCCACCGGCCAAACCGCTGATCGAGCAGATCGAAACCATTGCCAATGCCTTGCGCGCCGAGCTGTTCGTTGGCGTCGACGAAGAGGAGCTGCGCATTTGCATGCGCGTCCATGCGCGGATCCTGGCTAACCTGGAAAAGTCCTGA
- a CDS encoding patatin-like phospholipase family protein, whose translation MHRLLLSLLLMFVSFALLAAEAPRPKVGLVLSGGAARGLAHIGVLKALEEQGIKVDAIAGTSMGAVVGGLYASGYKVDELEKLALGIDWQQALSDAPPRKDVPFRRKQDDRDFLVKQKLSFRDDGSLGLPLGVIQGQNLALLLESMLAHTSDTRDFDKLPIPFRAVATDIASGEKVVFRRGHLPQVIRASMSIPAVFAPVELDGQLLVDGGMVDNIPLDVAREMGVDVAIVVDIGTPLRNRKQLATVVDVLNQSITLMTRRNSEEQLAALHRDDILIQPPLSSFGVTDFGRAQDMIDAGYRAARALDARLAVLKRPQTGDGELLAARSPSQRTPVITAIRIENDSKVSDDVIRYYIRQPIGEPLELGRLQTDMGTLYGLDYFDRVQYRVVHKGDDNTLVINARGRRGGTDYLRLGLNLSDDMRGDSAFNIGASYRVNGINTLGGEWLTRAQIGDQQELYSEFYQPLDAGSRYFVAPYIDLGSQNIEATLDDDPIAEYRLERYGFGLNLGRQIGNNGEVRLGVGKAWGQAEVRIGDQDLPKVNFNEGFYELKYSFDTLDNVYFPHSGEDINLTLRHYDPSLGSDQRYRQWDLNVDKAMSSGPNTWVVGGRYGRTLDDTEVVTSSFVLGGARQLSGFRQDSVSGQNVSLMRLVYYRRLTPRAYLPLDFPLYLGGSLERGRAWNNDNEFDSGYINAASVFIGFETPLGPLNFSYGANSENQKAMYLNLGHTF comes from the coding sequence ATGCACCGCCTGCTGTTATCCCTGCTGTTGATGTTCGTTTCCTTCGCGCTGCTGGCAGCCGAAGCGCCCCGACCGAAAGTCGGCCTGGTGCTCTCCGGCGGTGCTGCCCGCGGCCTGGCCCATATCGGGGTGCTCAAGGCCCTGGAGGAACAAGGCATCAAGGTCGATGCCATTGCCGGCACCAGCATGGGCGCAGTGGTCGGCGGCTTGTACGCTTCGGGCTACAAGGTCGACGAGCTGGAAAAACTGGCGCTGGGCATCGATTGGCAGCAGGCGCTGTCCGATGCCCCGCCGCGCAAGGATGTGCCGTTCCGGCGCAAGCAAGATGACCGCGATTTCCTGGTCAAACAGAAGCTCAGCTTTCGCGACGACGGCAGCCTGGGCCTGCCGCTGGGCGTGATCCAGGGCCAGAACCTGGCCTTGTTGCTCGAAAGCATGCTTGCCCATACCAGCGATACCCGTGACTTCGACAAGCTGCCGATACCCTTCCGCGCCGTGGCCACCGACATTGCCAGCGGCGAAAAAGTGGTGTTTCGTCGCGGCCACCTGCCCCAGGTGATTCGCGCCAGCATGTCGATCCCGGCGGTATTCGCCCCGGTCGAGCTCGATGGCCAATTGCTGGTCGATGGCGGCATGGTCGACAACATCCCCCTGGACGTCGCCCGCGAGATGGGCGTGGACGTGGCGATCGTTGTCGATATCGGCACCCCGCTGCGCAACCGCAAGCAGCTGGCAACCGTGGTCGACGTGCTCAACCAGTCGATCACCCTGATGACCCGGCGCAACTCCGAAGAGCAACTGGCAGCCCTGCACCGTGACGACATCCTCATCCAGCCACCGCTGTCGAGCTTCGGGGTCACCGATTTCGGCCGCGCCCAGGACATGATTGACGCCGGTTACCGCGCCGCTCGCGCCCTGGACGCACGCCTGGCAGTGCTCAAGCGCCCGCAAACCGGCGACGGCGAGTTGCTCGCCGCACGCTCGCCAAGCCAGCGCACACCGGTGATCACCGCCATCCGCATCGAGAACGATTCGAAAGTCAGCGACGACGTGATCCGCTACTACATTCGCCAACCCATCGGCGAGCCGCTGGAACTGGGCCGCCTGCAGACCGACATGGGTACCCTGTACGGCCTCGATTACTTCGACCGGGTGCAATACCGCGTGGTCCACAAAGGTGACGACAACACCCTGGTGATCAACGCCCGCGGTCGGCGCGGCGGCACCGACTACCTGCGCCTGGGCCTGAACCTGTCGGACGACATGCGCGGCGACAGCGCTTTCAACATCGGTGCCAGCTACCGGGTCAACGGTATCAACACCCTGGGCGGCGAATGGCTGACTCGCGCCCAGATCGGCGACCAGCAGGAGCTGTACAGCGAGTTCTACCAACCGCTGGACGCCGGCTCGCGCTATTTCGTCGCGCCCTACATCGACCTGGGCTCACAGAACATCGAAGCAACCCTGGACGATGACCCGATTGCCGAGTACCGCCTGGAACGCTACGGCTTTGGCCTCAACCTGGGAAGGCAGATCGGCAACAACGGTGAAGTGCGCCTGGGCGTGGGCAAGGCCTGGGGCCAGGCCGAGGTGCGCATCGGCGACCAGGACCTGCCCAAGGTCAATTTCAACGAAGGCTTCTACGAGCTCAAGTACTCCTTCGACACCCTCGACAATGTCTACTTCCCCCATAGCGGCGAGGACATCAACCTGACCCTGCGCCACTACGACCCGAGCCTGGGCTCGGACCAACGCTACCGGCAATGGGACTTGAACGTGGACAAGGCCATGAGCAGCGGCCCCAACACCTGGGTGGTGGGTGGCCGCTACGGCAGGACCCTGGATGATACCGAGGTGGTGACCTCAAGCTTCGTGCTCGGCGGTGCCCGGCAGTTGTCGGGCTTTCGCCAGGACTCGGTCTCCGGGCAGAACGTCAGCCTGATGCGCCTGGTCTACTACCGTCGCCTGACGCCACGCGCCTACCTGCCGCTGGACTTCCCGTTATACCTGGGCGGCTCGCTGGAGCGTGGCCGGGCCTGGAACAACGACAACGAGTTCGACAGTGGCTACATCAATGCAGCCAGTGTTTTTATCGGTTTCGAGACGCCCCTGGGGCCGCTGAACTTCAGCTATGGGGCCAACAGCGAGAATCAGAAGGCGATGTACCTGAACCTGGGTCACACCTTCTAA